Proteins encoded within one genomic window of Hemiscyllium ocellatum isolate sHemOce1 chromosome 1, sHemOce1.pat.X.cur, whole genome shotgun sequence:
- the LOC132815324 gene encoding phosducin-like protein 2, which translates to MDTELGDIGQDPNEDTEWNDALRSFGIIPPKEKPRDEVEELVLRLKEEAKVKPYERMNLAELKEAEDEFDGEDERAVEMYRRKRLAEWQALQRKSKFGELAELQGDEYVKQITYAGDEIWVILHLYRPGIPMCILINHHLSQLAKKYPETKFMKAIANICIPNYPDKYLPTIFVYFEGQMKSRFIGMECGAPDLKLEELEWKLANTGAIKTSLEENPKKKVVDMMTSSIRDCSVQHCKESDTEQT; encoded by the exons GATCCCAATGAAGATACAGAGTGGAATGATGCCTTACGAAGTTTTGGCATTATTCCTCCAAAAGAAAAACCGAGGGATGAGGTTGAAGAATTAGTCTTGCGTTTAAAGGAAGAAGCTAAAG TTAAACCCTATGAACGGATGAACCTTGCAGAGTTAAAAGAAGCAGAGGATGAGTTTGATGGGGAGGATGAACGTGCTGTTGAAATGTACAG GCGCAAGCGTCTGGCAGAATGGCAGGCTTTACAAAGAAAAAGTAAGTTTGGTGAGTTGGCTGAACTCCAAGGAGATGAGTATGTAAAGCAAATTACTTATGCGGGAGACGAAATATGGGTCATACTTCACCTTTATAGACCAGG CATACCAATGTGCATTTTGATCAATCATCATTTGAGTCAACTAGCTAAGAAGTATCCAGAAACAAAATTCATGAAGGCCATTGCAAATATTTGTATTCCTAACTATCCAGATAAATATTTGCCAACAATTTTTGTGTATTTTGAGGGCCAAATGAAGAGCAGGTTCATTGGAATGGAGTGTGGAGCTCCAGATCTGAAGTTGGAAG AGCTGGAGTGGAAACTAGCAAACACTGGTGCAATAAAGACCAGTTTAGAAGAGAATCCCAAAAAAAAGGTTGTGGACATGATGACATCATCAATACGAGATTGTTCTGTTCAACATTGTAAAGAAAGTGACACTGAACAAACTTGA